From the genome of Malus domestica chromosome 04, GDT2T_hap1, one region includes:
- the LOC103433968 gene encoding cation/calcium exchanger 5, with amino-acid sequence MAISLSSSFKTCILSLSLLSFFLFFLLTTPTPNSPNYPNPSPITFHRSLIATAAKTPSCSSAAVTHSDGLFNYLYLHFCLFRQNPFLSLSSLSLILLLLFYILIKTAQDHFSLVTTKLVFALDLTPSMAAVTLLALGNGAPDVFASVAAVRTGQYRTGFGAILSAGTFVSAFVVGFVAIYAAPFPLKPAPFVRDVMFYLTAALFLFYVYLSAEIYLWQAVGFVGFYLFFVGLVFWMDLGMGGGGKESRVEAGSVGDIEIQRGLVAPDSRIGHVLESSEDRKGSFGFGRALGMISRAWELPVSFLLKLTIPQASPSEWSRFYMSANIALCPLALLYACNSFMPFNHPVVFLLSNTHLPLWLVILLASSSLALLHYAVEKDPPKTEQLPVLLIAFVMSVFWISTTAGELLNCLAALGTLLELPPALLGLTVLAWGNSVGDLVADVAVAKAGHPAMAMAGCFAGPMFNMLIGLGTALVIQTYDVYPEAYELQFHVGIVIAFVFLLLSLMGSLLVITWCRFRVPRFWGFCLVGLYVVFMAVSLVIAKFTG; translated from the exons ATggccatctctctctcctcctctttcAAAACCTGcattctctcactctctctcctctccttcttcctcttcttcctcctcacaaCCCCAACTCCCAATTCCCCAAACTACCCTAACCCATCTCCCATAACGTTCCACAGGTCCCTCATCGCCACCGCAGCAAAAACCCCATCTTGCTCCTCCGCCGCCGTAACCCACTCCGATGGCCTCTTTAACTACCTCTACCTCCACTTCTGCCTCTTCCGCCAAaacccatttctctctctctcctccctctctcttatcctcctcctcctcttctacaTCCTCATCAAAACAGCGCAGGATCACTTCTCTCTCGTCACCACCAAGCTCGTTTTTGCCCTCGATTTGACCCCCAGCATGGCCGCCGTCACCCTCCTCGCGCTCGGAAACGGCGCCCCTGACGTCTTTGCCTCGGTCGCGGCGGTCCGGACGGGGCAGTACCGAACCGGGTTCGGCGCGATTCTGTCCGCCGGCACTTTCGTGTCGGCGTTCGTGGTGGGGTTTGTGGCGATTTACGCCGCGCCCTTTCCGCTCAAGCCGGCGCCGTTTGTGAGGGACGTGATGTTTTATCTGACGGCGGCGCTGTTCTTGTTCTATGTGTATCTGAGCGCCGAGATTTATCTGTGGCAAGCGGTCGGGTTTGTTGGGTTTTACTTATTTTTTGTTGGGTTGGtgttttggatggatttggGAATGGGAGGAGGAGGAAAGGAGAGCAGAGTTGAGGCGGGATCGGTCGGAGACATTGAAATTCAGAGGGGTTTGGTTGCACCAGATTCCAGGATCGGACATGTTTTGGAGAGTTCAGAGGATAGGAAGGGGAGTTTTGGATTTGGGAGAGCTCTTGGAATG ATCTCGAGAGCATGGGAGCTTCCCGTCTCATTTCTTTTGAAGCTCACAATTCCCCAAGCTTCACCTTCCGAATGGAGCAGATTCTACATGTCAGCCAATATTGCTCTTTGCCCTCTCGCGCTGCTATATGCTTGCAACTCATTCATGCCATTTAATCACCCCgttgtttttctcctttcaaACACCCATTTGCCCCTATGGCTTGTAATCCTCTTGGCAAGCTCCTCTCTCGCACTTCTTCATTATGCAGTAGAAAAAGACCCCCCCAAAACCGAGCAACTGCCTGTATTGCTTATAGCATTTGTTATGAGTGTCTTTTGGATATCTACAACTGCTGGTGAATTGCTGAACTGCCTCGCTGCACTCGGAACACTTCTGGAGTTGCCACCTGCACTTCTTGGGCTCACAGTTCTTGCATGGGGAAATTCAGTTGGGGATCTTGTTGCTGATGTTGCAGTTGCCAAGGCTGGCCACCCTGCAATGGCCATGGCTGGATGTTTTGCTGGGCCAATGTTTAACATGCTCATTGGACTTGGAACTGCCTTGGTTATACAGACGTATGATGTCTATCCCGAGGCATACGAGCTTCAGTTCCATGTGGGTATAGTGATTGCATTTGTTTTCTTGCTTCTGAGCCTGATGGGGTCTCTATTGGTGATTACATGGTGCAGATTTCGGGTGCCTAGGTTCTGGGGATTCTGTCTTGTTGGTCTCTATGTTGTTTTTATGGCAGTTAGTTTGGTAATCGCCAAGTTTACAGGGTGA